A single Argentina anserina chromosome 7, drPotAnse1.1, whole genome shotgun sequence DNA region contains:
- the LOC126801810 gene encoding protein PALE CRESS, chloroplastic-like → MEARLFPLTCTLLPFSHMPSSATHPTLWPSSLRPTYAPGTVLRRSLKKEEPLLEGLPKEYYDDEWQAQQREKTKELHRRRQEEDEEEERKVEEYREIGMRLKDYPEEDVRNARKLISSFIRAAEEVEEKIEEAGEKGELTELVLMVIWNRLDLARRDEEKDVIRSLDLLYRRIEAEILKQEASPAMRLLNELLNMHDGFDDEVWQKECKKRMIDIFPREDPFSILVPDGFDLDKHEGPLRVPLEVDDALLRVDFVREVDMLLQEVRAEQSEKQISQGLDPESIASRLKQQEKQRAIRLVETILNLAVDLKW, encoded by the exons atggAAGCGAGGCTTTTCCCGCTTACTTGCACATTGCTTCCATTTTCACATATGCCATCGTCGGCAACCCATCCAACTCTTTGGCCCTCGTCCTTAAGACCCACATATGCACCTGGCACAG TTTTAAGGAGGAGCTTGAAAAAGGAAGAGCCACTATTAGAAGGTCTTCCCAAAGAGTACTACGATGAT GAATGGCAAGCGCAACAAAGGGAGAAAACTAAGGAGCTGCATCGTAGACGTCaagaggaagatgaagagGAGGAGAGAAAGGTTGAAGAGTACCGTGAGATTGGCATGAGATTGAAAGATTATCCAGAAGAAGATGTTCGGAATGCTCGGAAATTGATTTCCAGCTTTATTAGAGCGGCTGAAGAAGTGGAAGAG AAAATTGAGGAAGCTGGTGAGAAAGGGGAACTGACTGAACTTGTGTTGATGGTCATATGGAATCGCCTTGACCTCGCTCGACGGGAT GAGGAAAAGGATGTAATTAGAAGTCTTGATTTGCTATACAGAAGGATTGAG GCTGAGATTCTGAAACAGGAGGCCTCACCTGCCATGCGATTGCTCAACGAACTTTTAAATATGCATGATGGTTTTGATGATGAGGTGTGGCAGAAGGAATGTAAAAAGCGCATGATTGATATATTCCCACGCGAGGATCCATTTAGCATTTTAGTTCCAGATGGATTTGACCTTGATAAG CATGAGGGACCTCTCCGGGTACCTCTTGAAGTGGATGATGCTCTATTGAGGGTAGACTTTGTAAGAGAGGTTGATATGCTGCTACAAGAGGTTCGAGCTGAACAAAGCGAAAAACAAATTTCACAAGGGCTAGATCCTGAATCCATTGCAAGTAGATTGAAGCAGCAGGAGAAGCAACGGGCCATACGACTGGTAGAAACTATACTAAACCTGGCCGTTGATTTAAAATGGTAG